GGTGAAGATGTACAGGCCGTAATCGCCGTCGGCAAAGGCGATGAGCTGAGAGTTCAGGCGCTTGCCCAAAGACTCGTTGTAGAGCTCAACACCACCAGCTTCACGTACTTCTGTGGCGGTTTTGGTTTTGGCGGCAAAGACATCCGCCTCTGGGAAGCGTCCGGAGAGGTAAACCGAAGGCGTGTGGAGCATGTCCACGATGCCGTTGGACAGCATGGTGCCCTGCTCAGACGCTGGACCGGTTTCAGGTCCACCTTTGTGCTTAATCTGTACAACGCCCTTACCCATTTCATTGACTAGGGCGATGTAGTTAATAAAGTCCTTTCCCAAATCCGAGGAGCCAGGATAGGCCGACACCGCGGTGAGCACCTCGACCGGTTTGGTCTCAGCCAGGGAGTAGCTGTTACCAGCCATTACTACTATTGTCGTAATAAGCAATATTCCTAACTTCTTCATTTGCATTTCCTTTATTATCTTTGTTAATGCTTGACTTTGCTGCTGTTAGCCCACAAGCCACCCCCGATTCACCGGACTTAACTTGTGGGGCGAAACAGTGTTATGAGAGCGCGCTTTTGAGAACCTTCCCGGAACTGGCGATGGGCATTTCGGCGATGAAGTCGACGATTTTCGGAACTTTGTAAGCAGCCAGGTAGCTTGAGCAGAAGTTGATCAACTCCTCGGCAGTGACCTCAGGATCACGCTTAACCACCACCGCTTTAACGATTTCGCCATATTTCGGGTCGGCCTTACCGATCACTGCGGCGGATGCAACACCGCTGTGTTTCATAAGAATTTCTTCAACTTCAATCGGTGCGATTTTGGCCCCACCGGAAATAATCTGTTCGCGCTTACGGCCGACGATGAAGTAGCAGCCATGCTCATCGACAGTGACGATGTCACCGGTTTTGAACCAGCCGTTCTCAAGCGCTTCAGCCGTGCGCGCCGGATCTTTGAAGTATTCGCCATAGAAGCTTGGGCCTTTGACCAGCAACTCGCCCCGCTCACCCGGCGCAACATCGTTACCGGCGTCGTCAATCAAACGCACTTCAGTTGGTTCAATCAGATAGCCTGACGAGCCCTTGCTAGGTGCGCGCTCGCGACGCAAGTCAAACGAGAAGATCGGGCGGATTTCAGTCATGGCGTAGTAAGGGCTGACCTCAATACCCAGGTAGGCTTTGCAGTCGTCCTTAACCTGTTCGGTCAAGGCGGCACCCGAGCACATGGCCACACGCAGGAAAGACAGGTCGGGTTTGATCCCCTGCTCTTTGGCGTACTCCGCCAGAATGGCATACATGGTCGGCACACCCGGGAAGGTGGTCGGGCGGTACTGCTGCATAGCATTAAGTACCAACTCGGGCTTAAAACGCGGCAGGATAATCGTCGCTGCGCCATGCGACAGGGCTACGTACGAGGCGGCATGCAGGCCGTAGGAGAACGTCAGCGGCAGCGCCACCAGGACTTTGTCCGCCGCGCTCATGGTCCACATGTTGCCGTAGGCGGTGGCCGATTCCATCTCGTTGAGGTGCGACACTGGCACACCTTTAGGCGCGGCAGTGGTGCCAGAGGTGTAGCAGATAAGCACCAAGTCTTCCGGCTTTTGCCACATCTCGCTTTCTGCTAGCGGCTCAGCGACAGCGACTTTGACAGCGTATTGCTCAAGGCTCAGCAGCGCCGGTGCATTAACAATGCCGTCAATCCCTGCAAGGTATTTGTCGAGCAAATCTTCCATACAGATAACCAGCTTGGGCTCGCTGTGATCGATGATGTAGCGAATCTCACTGGCGGCGTAACCTGCGTTAACCGGGACAAAGGTCGCCCCGATAAATGCCACA
The genomic region above belongs to Pseudomonas benzenivorans and contains:
- a CDS encoding class I adenylate-forming enzyme family protein codes for the protein MKSKYKNIVAPVFAFGRNAPESVALIHDDIVLSYSALSASVLKAARVLQEQDIGSGDRVAMISTNRVDVLVNYLAVAFIGATFVPVNAGYAASEIRYIIDHSEPKLVICMEDLLDKYLAGIDGIVNAPALLSLEQYAVKVAVAEPLAESEMWQKPEDLVLICYTSGTTAAPKGVPVSHLNEMESATAYGNMWTMSAADKVLVALPLTFSYGLHAASYVALSHGAATIILPRFKPELVLNAMQQYRPTTFPGVPTMYAILAEYAKEQGIKPDLSFLRVAMCSGAALTEQVKDDCKAYLGIEVSPYYAMTEIRPIFSFDLRRERAPSKGSSGYLIEPTEVRLIDDAGNDVAPGERGELLVKGPSFYGEYFKDPARTAEALENGWFKTGDIVTVDEHGCYFIVGRKREQIISGGAKIAPIEVEEILMKHSGVASAAVIGKADPKYGEIVKAVVVKRDPEVTAEELINFCSSYLAAYKVPKIVDFIAEMPIASSGKVLKSALS